One segment of Marvinbryantia formatexigens DSM 14469 DNA contains the following:
- a CDS encoding IS1634 family transposase, translated as MRVTTSKSKNSESFYITKGYVNNKGVSTSVIIRKLGTLKELLPEHGPTRDDVMKWAREEARLETLRYKEEQQAKSVQITFHSDQKLDYSQQVFYRGGYLFPQAFYYRIQLDKTCRKLRDKYKFKYDINAILSDLIYARVLEPASKRSSFKIASEFLEKPSYQLHDIYRALDVLGNECDFIQSEVYKNSHLLGKRDDKILYYDCTNYFFEIEQEDGERKYGKGKEHRPNPIIQMGMFMDGAGIPLAFSLFPGNANEQTSLKPLEEKVLQDFGCTKFIYCSDAGLGSEAIKRINHAGQRAFIVTQSIKKLNKDDRKWALDKTGFKRVSDDSPADLSRLTEDDAGLYYKDEPYTPHSLHQRLIVTYSPKYAKYQKAIRDAQVERAEKMLHSGKVKKERRNPNDPARFIGKIAVTEEGEAAKIKNYLDTDKIETEALYDGMYAVTTDLLDDDVKDILKVSEGRWEIEECFRIMKTDFEARPVFLHDDVRIKAHFLICFLALVIYRYLEKSLGNAYTCETILDKLKSMNFADVQEQGFMPLYTRDKLTDALHEACGFETDFQFITKSQMKTIQKKSKGRK; from the coding sequence ATGAGAGTTACAACATCAAAATCAAAAAATTCGGAATCATTTTATATTACGAAAGGTTACGTCAATAACAAAGGTGTTAGCACTTCTGTTATTATTCGAAAACTCGGAACCTTGAAAGAACTTCTTCCAGAACACGGTCCTACCCGCGATGATGTCATGAAATGGGCCAGAGAGGAAGCCAGACTGGAAACACTCAGATACAAAGAAGAACAGCAGGCCAAGTCGGTTCAGATAACTTTTCACTCTGACCAGAAGCTGGATTATAGTCAGCAGGTCTTTTACCGCGGAGGATATCTTTTTCCACAAGCCTTTTACTATCGTATCCAGCTTGATAAGACTTGCCGAAAGCTCAGAGATAAATATAAATTTAAGTATGATATCAATGCCATCCTTTCCGATCTGATCTATGCCAGGGTTCTGGAACCAGCAAGTAAGCGTTCTTCTTTTAAGATAGCTTCTGAATTCCTGGAAAAACCTTCTTATCAATTACATGATATATACCGGGCTCTTGATGTCCTGGGAAATGAATGCGATTTCATCCAGTCTGAAGTTTATAAAAACAGTCATCTTCTCGGAAAACGAGATGATAAGATACTTTATTATGACTGTACAAACTATTTCTTTGAGATCGAGCAGGAAGATGGGGAGAGAAAATACGGGAAAGGAAAAGAACACCGGCCTAATCCAATCATTCAAATGGGGATGTTTATGGACGGAGCTGGAATTCCTCTTGCTTTTTCCCTTTTTCCCGGAAATGCGAATGAACAAACATCACTAAAACCTCTGGAAGAAAAAGTCCTCCAGGACTTTGGTTGTACAAAATTTATTTACTGCAGTGATGCCGGACTTGGTTCAGAAGCCATTAAAAGAATAAACCATGCAGGCCAGAGAGCTTTTATTGTTACCCAGTCCATCAAAAAGCTGAATAAAGATGACAGGAAATGGGCACTGGACAAAACTGGCTTTAAACGTGTTTCCGATGATTCTCCGGCAGATCTTTCCAGACTTACAGAGGATGATGCCGGCCTGTATTATAAGGATGAACCATATACCCCTCATTCACTGCACCAGCGTCTCATTGTCACTTACTCTCCTAAATATGCAAAATATCAGAAAGCAATACGTGACGCACAGGTAGAGCGTGCCGAAAAAATGCTCCATTCCGGGAAAGTAAAAAAAGAACGCAGAAACCCGAACGATCCCGCACGATTTATAGGTAAGATTGCAGTTACAGAAGAAGGAGAAGCTGCTAAAATCAAGAATTATCTGGATACAGATAAAATAGAAACCGAAGCGCTCTATGATGGAATGTACGCTGTAACTACAGATTTGTTAGATGATGACGTAAAAGATATTTTAAAAGTAAGCGAGGGCCGTTGGGAAATCGAAGAATGTTTCCGCATCATGAAAACAGATTTTGAAGCAAGACCTGTATTTCTTCATGACGATGTGCGTATCAAAGCACATTTCCTGATCTGTTTTCTTGCATTAGTCATATACCGTTACCTTGAAAAAAGTTTGGGAAATGCCTATACCTGTGAAACAATCCTGGACAAACTGAAATCCATGAATTTTGCTGATGTACAGGAACAGGGGTTCATGCCACTTTATACACGGGACAAACTAACCGATGC
- a CDS encoding DUF3173 domain-containing protein — protein MITVTKNDLIKLGYGPSFAADIIKEAKKLMIAKGHTYYQSKKLDRVPKEAVEELLGITLPENET, from the coding sequence ATGATTACTGTAACAAAAAACGATTTGATAAAACTCGGTTATGGGCCTTCCTTCGCTGCTGACATCATTAAAGAAGCAAAAAAATTGATGATCGCAAAGGGCCATACCTATTATCAATCCAAAAAATTAGACAGGGTACCAAAAGAGGCGGTTGAAGAATTATTAGGTATCACTTTGCCAGAAAATGAAACATAA
- a CDS encoding site-specific integrase, protein MAKDPIKKADNGTYYFRANLGKHPVTGKQIQKYRSNFKTKKEAREAYSKLVLASAEELTEKKETVSFQNFIEEIYLPWYKTQVKDSTYKNRYSTIQKHFAYFYKMDTDKIEPIHVQNWQLKLAKNFSPNYVRIVQGMLCIAFDRAIILGLIDKNPARMIGNVKSKKPKVDFWTLEEFQKVISLLYKGDYYEHYLFISFWLLFMTGMRIGEAAALQWDDIDFETGILSINKSLYYKSMTEYHFTEPKTQAGIRDIVIDEDTIKELKEWKEVQQKVLTNCNFVMSYSGIPTSKHTLPRALEKLAELAGVHRIKIHALRHSHASLLISMGENPLIIKDRLGHEKIQTTLGTYGHLYPNSNFEVAKKLTGKLTYTPATESVADYTSNQFTAQYHKQVN, encoded by the coding sequence ATGGCAAAAGATCCAATCAAGAAAGCTGATAACGGAACCTACTATTTTAGGGCTAATTTAGGGAAACATCCTGTTACCGGAAAACAGATTCAAAAATACCGCAGCAATTTTAAAACAAAAAAAGAAGCACGCGAAGCATATTCAAAATTAGTTCTTGCCTCAGCAGAGGAACTTACTGAAAAAAAAGAAACTGTATCCTTCCAGAATTTTATAGAGGAAATTTATCTTCCTTGGTATAAAACACAAGTAAAAGATAGTACCTACAAAAATCGGTACTCCACAATCCAGAAGCATTTTGCATATTTTTATAAAATGGACACTGACAAAATTGAGCCAATTCATGTGCAAAACTGGCAATTAAAGTTAGCAAAGAATTTTAGTCCAAATTATGTACGAATTGTTCAAGGAATGCTTTGCATTGCATTTGACAGGGCAATCATTTTAGGTCTGATTGATAAAAATCCCGCCCGAATGATTGGCAATGTAAAAAGTAAGAAACCCAAAGTAGACTTCTGGACTCTGGAAGAATTCCAAAAAGTAATTTCTTTGCTCTATAAGGGAGATTATTACGAGCATTATCTTTTTATCTCTTTCTGGTTATTATTTATGACTGGTATGAGAATTGGTGAGGCTGCAGCATTACAGTGGGATGATATTGATTTTGAAACAGGTATTCTCAGTATCAACAAAAGCCTGTACTATAAGTCAATGACAGAATATCATTTTACAGAGCCTAAAACACAGGCAGGTATCCGGGATATCGTTATAGATGAGGATACTATCAAAGAACTGAAAGAATGGAAAGAAGTCCAACAGAAAGTTCTTACAAACTGTAATTTTGTAATGAGTTACAGCGGTATTCCCACCAGCAAGCATACCTTACCAAGAGCCCTGGAAAAGCTGGCAGAGCTTGCTGGCGTTCACCGCATCAAAATTCATGCCTTGCGGCATTCCCATGCATCCCTATTAATCAGCATGGGAGAAAACCCATTAATCATCAAAGACCGTTTAGGTCACGAAAAAATCCAAACGACTTTGGGAACCTATGGGCATTTATATCCAAACAGCAACTTTGAAGTAGCAAAGAAGCTGACTGGAAAACTTACATATACGCCTGCGACAGAAAGTGTGGCTGATTATACAAGCAATCAGTTTACCGCACAGTATCATAAGCAGGTAAATTAA
- a CDS encoding cysteine-rich KTR domain-containing protein, with product MEKEKTEWVKCPVCGNKTRDKIRKDTVIKNFPLYCPKCKHETLINVRDMTVSVCKKVDG from the coding sequence GTGGAAAAGGAAAAAACAGAATGGGTAAAATGCCCCGTTTGCGGCAATAAAACTCGTGATAAAATTAGAAAAGATACGGTCATTAAAAATTTTCCGCTCTATTGTCCTAAGTGTAAGCACGAAACTTTAATCAATGTGAGGGATATGACCGTATCCGTATGCAAAAAAGTGGATGGATAA
- a CDS encoding thioredoxin family protein, whose translation MALFNFGKKKEEEKKAPACACGCGCPTSEAEEITKDCCSEAKDGICCIKVLGAGCKSCHEQYENAKQAIKDMGLSVEVEYITDMQKVMEYGVMSMPAIVVNEKVVAMGKVLKANEVVALLRKLGF comes from the coding sequence ATGGCATTGTTTAATTTCGGAAAGAAAAAAGAAGAAGAAAAGAAAGCACCTGCTTGTGCTTGTGGTTGTGGTTGCCCGACAAGTGAGGCAGAAGAAATCACAAAGGACTGTTGTTCTGAAGCAAAGGACGGAATTTGCTGTATTAAGGTATTGGGTGCAGGCTGTAAATCCTGCCACGAACAGTATGAAAACGCTAAACAGGCAATAAAGGATATGGGGCTTTCCGTAGAGGTGGAATACATTACAGATATGCAAAAGGTAATGGAATACGGCGTAATGAGTATGCCCGCCATTGTAGTCAATGAAAAGGTTGTTGCTATGGGCAAAGTGCTAAAAGCAAACGAAGTCGTGGCTTTATTGCGAAAGTTAGGGTTTTAA
- a CDS encoding permease: MGALKIGWDFFQNEVLGMGWLSRLISTILNACGLDTTSRVGGSIQFFIYDTIKIMVLLGVLILIISYIQSYFPPERTKKILGRFHGIWANIIAALLGTVTPFCSCSSIPLFIGFTSAGLPLGVTFSFLISSPMVDLGSLVLLMSIFGWKVAVLYVVLGLVIAVVGGTLIEKLHLENQVEEYIRNGHAIDVPQEELHFKDRMKYAWEQVVSTAKKVAPYVLIGVGIGAIIHNWIPEDLIVKVLGDNNPFGVVLATIAGVPMYADIFGTIPIAEALLAKGALLGVVLSFMMGVTTLSLPSMIMLRKAVKPKLLGIFIAICTVGIIVVGYFFNAIQYLIV; the protein is encoded by the coding sequence ATGGGAGCATTAAAAATTGGTTGGGACTTTTTTCAAAATGAAGTCCTCGGTATGGGTTGGCTGAGTAGGCTCATATCAACTATATTGAATGCCTGCGGTTTAGATACTACAAGCAGAGTAGGCGGCAGCATTCAGTTCTTTATTTACGATACTATAAAAATTATGGTACTACTCGGTGTGTTGATTTTGATTATTTCGTATATTCAAAGCTATTTTCCACCCGAAAGAACAAAAAAGATACTTGGCAGGTTTCACGGGATATGGGCAAATATCATTGCCGCATTACTCGGTACGGTAACGCCGTTTTGTTCGTGTTCCTCTATTCCGCTGTTTATCGGATTTACTAGTGCGGGTTTGCCGCTTGGCGTTACATTTTCCTTTTTGATTTCTTCGCCAATGGTTGACCTCGGTAGTCTTGTTTTACTGATGAGTATATTCGGTTGGAAAGTTGCCGTTTTGTATGTTGTTCTCGGTTTGGTAATTGCTGTTGTCGGCGGTACGTTGATTGAAAAACTGCACCTTGAAAATCAAGTGGAAGAATATATCCGAAACGGTCACGCTATTGATGTTCCGCAGGAAGAACTGCATTTCAAAGACCGTATGAAATATGCTTGGGAACAGGTCGTTTCAACAGCTAAAAAGGTTGCACCTTATGTGTTAATCGGTGTCGGTATCGGCGCAATTATTCACAACTGGATACCCGAAGATCTCATTGTCAAGGTACTTGGGGATAACAACCCGTTTGGCGTTGTGCTTGCTACTATCGCAGGCGTTCCAATGTATGCGGATATTTTCGGCACAATCCCGATTGCAGAAGCCTTACTTGCAAAGGGCGCTTTGCTCGGTGTTGTCCTTTCCTTTATGATGGGCGTAACTACCCTTTCTCTTCCATCAATGATTATGCTTCGCAAAGCGGTTAAGCCAAAGCTGCTCGGCATTTTCATTGCAATATGCACAGTCGGTATTATCGTTGTAGGTTATTTCTTCAACGCAATACAATATTTAATTGTTTAA
- a CDS encoding ArsR/SmtB family transcription factor — MDERRTAAIFKAFCDENRIRIIKLLRSGEKCACKLLEEINVTQPTLSHHMKILCDAEIVVGRKEGKWTHYSISEKGVKQAKVCLEQLTTLDVEYKNKSCCEK, encoded by the coding sequence ATGGACGAAAGAAGAACTGCGGCAATCTTCAAAGCATTTTGTGATGAAAACCGTATTAGAATTATAAAGCTACTGCGTTCGGGCGAAAAATGTGCCTGTAAGCTGTTGGAAGAAATCAATGTGACACAGCCCACGCTTTCTCATCATATGAAAATACTTTGTGACGCTGAAATTGTCGTTGGTCGCAAAGAGGGAAAATGGACGCACTATTCCATTTCAGAAAAAGGTGTGAAGCAGGCAAAGGTATGTTTGGAGCAGTTGACAACTCTTGATGTTGAATACAAAAACAAGTCGTGCTGTGAAAAGTGA
- a CDS encoding TnpV protein, which yields MAKTIFEEMGGTYVRQGDYFIPCLSLPADKENHPIGVWGQRHKRYLQEHKKATYTTLLTSGKLNSYLADIDEQAEEWFSRMVRQMAEHEDVTETLKAENQMLWVQKINNIRNRAMEIVYTNLIYA from the coding sequence ATGGCAAAGACAATTTTTGAAGAAATGGGCGGCACTTATGTACGGCAAGGGGATTATTTTATCCCTTGCCTTAGTCTACCAGCCGATAAAGAAAATCATCCAATCGGCGTATGGGGACAGCGGCACAAACGCTACTTGCAAGAGCATAAAAAAGCAACCTATACTACTCTGCTCACAAGCGGCAAGTTGAACAGCTATCTTGCCGATATTGACGAACAAGCAGAAGAATGGTTTTCTCGGATGGTAAGACAGATGGCAGAGCATGAGGATGTGACCGAGACGCTCAAGGCTGAAAATCAAATGCTGTGGGTACAAAAAATAAATAATATTCGTAATAGAGCAATGGAAATTGTTTATACAAATTTAATCTATGCTTAA
- a CDS encoding AAA family ATPase codes for MENKKEMTTPNVSAATDTEQPFPKCTEHSIADCDENIKSFEEMQREMLRQLSPSYLKTVSMAALYDTVFDIQTPLIDGLLQRGTYLFVGSPKVGKSFMMAQLAYHISTGTPLWDYKVRKATVLYFALEDDYPRLQKRLFQMFGAEETGNLYFATECKTVNGGLEEQIREFMQEHSDTGLIIIDTLKRVREAGGADYSYASDYDIVARLKALADSYKVTMLIVHHTRKQKAEDIFDMISGTNGLMGAADGAFVLSKEKRTSNNATLDVAGRDQQDMKIHLVRDSKRLVWNFEKSETELWKEPPEPLLEKIAAILFSESNRWEGTASELCERLGVDIKPNVLSLRLSINASRLFRDYGIRYQNSRTHDGRKVSLWKETDGVA; via the coding sequence ATGGAGAATAAAAAAGAAATGACTACTCCAAATGTATCTGCGGCAACAGATACGGAGCAGCCGTTTCCTAAATGTACTGAACATAGTATAGCCGACTGCGATGAAAATATCAAGAGTTTTGAAGAAATGCAGAGGGAAATGCTGCGGCAGTTATCCCCCTCGTATCTCAAAACGGTATCAATGGCGGCTTTGTATGATACCGTATTTGATATACAGACGCCGCTGATTGACGGTCTGCTCCAAAGGGGAACTTACCTTTTTGTAGGCTCCCCTAAGGTAGGGAAAAGTTTTATGATGGCGCAGCTTGCTTACCATATCAGCACAGGAACGCCGCTGTGGGATTATAAGGTGCGAAAAGCAACGGTGCTTTACTTTGCTCTTGAAGATGATTACCCACGCTTGCAGAAACGATTGTTTCAGATGTTCGGTGCAGAAGAAACAGGCAATCTATATTTTGCAACGGAGTGTAAAACGGTTAATGGTGGTTTGGAAGAACAAATCAGAGAATTTATGCAGGAACACTCCGACACGGGTTTAATAATCATAGACACCTTAAAGCGTGTCCGTGAAGCTGGCGGGGCAGATTACAGCTACGCAAGCGACTATGACATTGTGGCAAGGCTCAAAGCGTTGGCAGACAGTTATAAAGTTACAATGCTCATCGTTCATCACACCCGAAAGCAGAAAGCGGAAGATATTTTTGATATGATTTCGGGAACAAACGGATTGATGGGTGCGGCAGATGGAGCATTTGTTCTCAGCAAGGAAAAGAGAACTTCTAATAATGCCACGCTTGATGTGGCAGGCAGGGATCAGCAGGATATGAAAATTCATCTTGTGAGAGATAGCAAGCGTTTGGTGTGGAACTTTGAAAAATCGGAAACGGAGCTGTGGAAAGAGCCGCCTGAGCCTTTGCTTGAAAAAATTGCAGCTATTCTTTTTTCGGAAAGTAACAGATGGGAGGGAACAGCTTCAGAACTTTGCGAAAGGCTCGGCGTGGATATAAAACCGAATGTGCTTTCACTTAGGCTTAGTATCAACGCAAGCAGGCTGTTTCGTGATTATGGTATTCGCTATCAGAACAGCCGCACGCACGATGGCAGAAAGGTTTCACTTTGGAAAGAAACCGATGGGGTGGCGTGA
- a CDS encoding plasmid mobilization protein, whose protein sequence is MSAKNRDSKNRWRNITVGFRVSPEENVLINKAVALSGLPKQEYCYRRCLNQDVVVQGNPRVFKALHKELAAVLTELQRIEAGEKINDELLNVIELITVILGGLKGEDGNGE, encoded by the coding sequence ATGTCGGCTAAAAACAGAGATAGCAAAAACCGTTGGAGGAATATCACGGTAGGGTTTCGGGTATCGCCCGAAGAAAACGTACTCATTAACAAGGCGGTTGCCTTATCGGGCTTGCCGAAACAGGAATACTGTTACCGCCGCTGTCTGAATCAGGATGTGGTGGTGCAGGGCAATCCGAGAGTATTTAAGGCACTTCACAAGGAACTTGCCGCCGTTCTTACAGAATTGCAAAGGATTGAAGCGGGCGAAAAAATCAATGACGAGCTGTTGAATGTGATTGAACTGATAACAGTTATCCTCGGCGGTCTGAAAGGAGAAGATGGGAATGGAGAATAA
- a CDS encoding DUF5720 family protein: MELNEMEKRLLFQVEGDYQSKILNELYMTARYTKNLEQRKAAENLMEKLRVLTDAECMDIVRDIQKNYRLPYPPRTIGEKIAEARQQSGAEKLKGHDIMALERFDPEVRHMIVFDVLSYDSPVGDRGDKMRLFLTDAGYQKFLDSQERGEVKLKNHAKVSGGHLHYDRRDRAL, from the coding sequence ATGGAATTAAACGAAATGGAAAAACGGCTGCTGTTTCAGGTTGAAGGTGACTATCAATCCAAAATTCTGAATGAGCTTTACATGACCGCCCGGTACACAAAGAATCTCGAACAGCGGAAGGCAGCGGAAAATCTGATGGAAAAGTTACGCGTCCTGACGGATGCCGAGTGCATGGACATCGTGCGGGATATTCAGAAGAATTACCGTCTGCCCTACCCGCCCCGGACGATCGGGGAAAAGATTGCCGAGGCCAGACAGCAATCCGGCGCAGAGAAATTGAAGGGGCATGACATCATGGCGCTGGAACGCTTTGACCCGGAGGTAAGGCACATGATCGTCTTTGATGTGCTGTCTTATGATTCCCCTGTGGGTGACAGGGGCGATAAGATGCGCCTGTTCCTGACGGATGCCGGCTATCAGAAATTCTTAGACAGCCAGGAACGGGGCGAAGTCAAACTGAAAAACCATGCGAAGGTTTCAGGCGGGCACCTCCACTATGACCGCAGGGACCGCGCCTTGTAA
- a CDS encoding DUF6017 domain-containing protein, translating into MAVFRVEKTKDFTIMCNHHLRNTELSLKAKGLLSLMLSLPEDWDYTTKGLAHICKDGVDSITTALKELERHGYLTRQRLRYENGQLGDIEYTIHEKPVNAEKQTFPPKRENPRQVNPGQAKPEQVEPGQENPAQLNTNPQRTKKSKTDISRTHQSIYPAEPEAAGRPDGMDRIGLIDAYSKIIKENIEYDCMVSRYGKERLDETVELMLEVVLSKRPFIRIAGDDFPREVVKGRFLKINSGHLEYVFDCIDKNTTKVGNIKAYLLAALYNAPATMDSYYRAEVNHDLYGC; encoded by the coding sequence ATGGCTGTATTCCGGGTAGAAAAAACGAAGGACTTCACGATCATGTGCAACCACCATCTGCGCAATACGGAACTGTCCTTAAAGGCAAAGGGGCTTCTCTCCCTCATGCTGTCGCTGCCGGAAGATTGGGATTATACCACAAAGGGACTCGCCCATATCTGTAAGGACGGTGTGGATTCGATCACTACCGCCCTGAAGGAGCTGGAGCGGCACGGGTATCTCACCAGGCAGCGCCTCCGCTATGAGAACGGGCAGCTCGGAGATATTGAATATACCATCCATGAAAAGCCTGTAAACGCTGAAAAACAGACGTTTCCACCTAAACGGGAAAATCCAAGACAGGTAAATCCAGGACAGGCAAAACCTGAACAGGTGGAACCAGGACAGGAAAATCCCGCACAATTAAATACTAATCCACAAAGAACTAAAAAATCAAAAACGGATATATCAAGAACCCATCAATCAATCTATCCAGCAGAGCCGGAGGCGGCAGGCCGCCCGGATGGGATGGATCGGATTGGATTGATAGACGCATACAGCAAAATCATCAAAGAAAATATTGAGTATGACTGTATGGTCTCCCGGTATGGGAAAGAACGCTTAGACGAGACCGTGGAGCTTATGCTTGAAGTGGTTTTATCCAAACGCCCCTTTATCCGTATCGCCGGGGATGATTTTCCCAGGGAGGTGGTAAAGGGCCGTTTCCTGAAGATCAATTCCGGCCACCTGGAGTATGTCTTTGACTGTATTGACAAGAACACTACAAAAGTCGGGAATATCAAGGCATACCTGCTGGCGGCGCTGTATAATGCCCCGGCAACAATGGACAGTTATTACCGTGCCGAGGTCAACCATGACCTGTACGGCTGTTAG
- a CDS encoding DUF3991 domain-containing protein gives MPGVTKEQIQAAREADLFAYLQFHEPGVLKRDGPNYRHKEHDSLVYVTGKRYWYWNSRGRSINALDYLIQIRGYGLVDAVHTLVGGEIQQAPAYRSATEKAHVQKEPEKKPFSLPWVRRCATSAVSYLQRRGISSDVIGRCFRKGLFYEARYHGEPVCVFVGKDEAGKAKFACMRSITGNLRKDVYGSDKEYSFCYPPRNPGSRHVAVFEAPIDALSHATLQELKGWKWDGYRLSLGGTSHVALTAFLKRHPEIRRVSLYMDNDLGGLKNARRIKAMLHEDQRFKHIRVGINPPRIGKDYNEMLLHVTKKMKDHQQQCRQKQAAISI, from the coding sequence ATGCCCGGCGTAACCAAAGAACAGATTCAGGCGGCGCGGGAGGCGGACCTGTTCGCATACCTGCAGTTCCATGAGCCTGGGGTACTGAAACGGGACGGGCCCAATTACCGGCACAAGGAACATGACAGCCTGGTCTATGTAACCGGGAAAAGGTACTGGTACTGGAACAGCCGGGGCCGGAGTATCAACGCCCTGGATTATCTGATCCAGATTCGGGGCTATGGGCTGGTGGATGCGGTCCATACGCTGGTAGGCGGAGAAATCCAGCAGGCACCGGCCTATCGGAGTGCAACAGAAAAAGCCCATGTGCAGAAAGAACCGGAGAAGAAACCTTTTTCTCTCCCCTGGGTCAGACGGTGTGCTACCTCTGCTGTTTCCTATTTACAGCGGCGCGGGATCAGCTCTGATGTGATTGGCCGGTGTTTCCGGAAAGGGCTGTTCTATGAGGCACGGTATCATGGCGAGCCGGTCTGTGTGTTTGTGGGAAAGGATGAAGCCGGCAAAGCGAAGTTTGCCTGTATGCGGAGCATTACCGGCAATCTCAGAAAAGATGTTTACGGCAGCGACAAGGAATATAGCTTCTGCTATCCACCGAGGAATCCGGGCAGCCGCCATGTGGCGGTCTTTGAGGCACCCATTGACGCCCTTTCCCATGCCACGCTGCAGGAATTGAAAGGCTGGAAATGGGACGGCTACCGGCTGTCTTTGGGCGGCACTTCCCATGTGGCGCTGACTGCATTTTTGAAACGCCACCCGGAAATCCGGCGCGTCAGCCTCTACATGGACAATGACCTTGGAGGCCTTAAAAATGCCAGGAGGATCAAGGCAATGCTCCATGAAGATCAGCGGTTCAAACATATCCGGGTGGGGATCAACCCGCCCCGTATAGGAAAAGACTACAACGAAATGCTGCTCCATGTTACGAAGAAAATGAAAGACCATCAACAACAATGCCGCCAGAAACAGGCGGCTATTTCAATTTGA
- a CDS encoding helix-turn-helix domain-containing protein, producing the protein MMNTENTALQMIAEAARCPDYGPDMVKALMKKLDMNEKGFALLMNVAPSTVRLWTSGAAQPCGTAKRLMQIYETGPEIVGKIAGGQPPADERNL; encoded by the coding sequence ATGATGAACACAGAGAACACCGCTTTACAGATGATTGCCGAAGCTGCCCGGTGTCCGGACTATGGCCCCGACATGGTTAAGGCGCTGATGAAAAAGCTGGATATGAACGAGAAAGGCTTTGCACTTCTGATGAACGTCGCCCCTTCCACGGTCCGGCTCTGGACCAGCGGTGCAGCGCAGCCATGCGGAACAGCAAAGCGGCTCATGCAGATTTACGAGACCGGGCCGGAGATCGTCGGCAAGATTGCCGGAGGGCAGCCGCCGGCAGATGAGAGGAATCTATAA